One genomic segment of Stigmatopora argus isolate UIUO_Sarg chromosome 3, RoL_Sarg_1.0, whole genome shotgun sequence includes these proteins:
- the sephs1 gene encoding selenide, water dikinase 1, whose amino-acid sequence MSVRESFNPESYELDKNFRLTRFAELKGTGCKVPQDVLQKLLENLQENHYQEDEQFLGAVMPRLGIGMDTCVIPLRHGGLSLVQTTDYIYPIVDDPYMMGRVACANVLSDLYAMGVTECDNMLMLLGVSNKMSEKERDKVMPLIMQGFKDAAEEAGTSVTGGQTVLNPWVVLGGVATTVCQPNEFIMPDNAVPGDVLVLTKPLGTQVAVAVHQWLDIPEKWNKIKLVVTQEDVELAYHEAMMNMARLNRTAASLMHTFNAHAATDITGFGILGHAQTLAKQQRSEVSFVIHNLPVLAKMAAVSKACGNMFGLMHGTCPETSGGLLICLPREQAARFCAEIKSPKYGEGHQAWIIGIVEKGNRTARIIDKPRIIEVAPQAAAAATQTVNPAPVTVT is encoded by the exons ATGTCGGTGAGGGAATCCTTCAATCCCGAAAGCTACGAGCTGGACAAAAACTTCCGGCTCACGCGTTTCGCCGAGCTCAAGGGAACGGGGTGCAAG GTGCCCCAAGATGTTTTACAGAAGCTTTTAGAAAACCTACAAGAGAACCATTACCAAGAAGATGAACAGTTCCTGGGGGCAGTCATGCCTAGATTAG GTATCGGGATGGACACCTGTGTGATCCCACTACGACATGGAGGCCTTTCACTAGTCCAAACAACAGACTACATCTATCCCATTGTGGACGACCCTTACATGATG GGTCGAGTCGCGTGTGCCAATGTTCTCAGCGACCTGTACGCCATGGGGGTGACGGAGTGTGACAACATGTTGATGCTGCTGGGCGTCAGCAACAAAATGTCGGAAAAG GAGAGGGACAAAGTCATGCCGCTCATCATGCAAGGTTTCAAAGACGCGGCGGAGGAGGCGGGGACATCCGTGACGGGGGGACAGACGGTCCTCAATCCCTGGGTGGTCTTAGGGGGCGTCGCCACCACTGTGTGCCAACCCAATGAATTCATTAT GCCAGACAACGCAGTACCAGGTGACGTGCTGGTGCTAACGAAGCCGCTGGGGACGCAAGTGGCGGTGGCGGTGCACCAGTGGCTCGACATC CCCGAGAAGTGGAATAAGATCAAGCTGGTGGTGACGCAGGAAGACGTGGAGCTAGCCTACCACGAAGCCATGATGAACATGGCGCGACTCAACAGAACGG CCGCCAGTCTCATGCACACGTTCAACGCGCACGCCGCCACCGACATTACGGGATTCGGAATCCTGGGCCACGCCCAGACGCTGGCCAAGCAGCAGCGCAGCGAAGTGTCCTTCGTCATCCACAACCTTCCCGTGCtggccaagatggccgccgtatCCAAGGCCTGCGGCAACATGTTCGGCCTGATGCACGGCACCTGTCCTGAGACGTCAG GGGGTCTGCTCATCTGTCTACCCCGCGAGCAGGCGGCACGCTTCTGCGCCGAAATCAAGTCCCCCAAGTACGGCGAGGGCCACCAGGCGTGGATCATCGGCATCGTGGAGAAGGGCAACCGCACGGCGCGCATCATCGACAAGCCGCGGATCATCGAGGTGGCGCCTCaggctgccgccgccgccacgcaaACCGTCAACCCCGCCCCCGTCACCGTCACATAA
- the prpf18 gene encoding pre-mRNA-splicing factor 18 isoform X1, whose product MDILKAEIARKRKLIEDKQLVDESKKFFKRGDLARKEEEEYYRKSGYKVQRETPEGQIDKNEEDEVSTSANPVLELELTEEKLPMTLSRQEVIRRLRERGEPIRLYGESDYDAFQRLRKIEILTPEVNKGLRNDLKTAMDKIDQQYLNEIVGGTEPGEVDTQHDIKVHEENTTIEELEALGKTLGRGNDDRDQDVIDKFLSFLLGVWAKDLNRREDHVKRSVQGKLASATHSQTESYLKPLFRKLRKKNLPADIKESITDIIKFMLEREYVKANDAYLQMAIGNAPWPIGVTMVGIHARTGREKIFSKHVAHVLNDETQRKYIQGLKRLMTICQKHFTTDPSKCVEYNAL is encoded by the exons ATGGATATTCTTAAAGCTGAGATCGCGAGGAAGAGGAAACTCATCGAGGATAAGCAACTCGTTGAC GAATCCAAAAAGTTCTTTAAAAGAGGCGATCTTGCACGcaaggaggaagaggaataCTATCGCAAATCCGGCTATAAG GTTCAGAGAGAGACCCCTGAAGGCCAG ATCGACaaaaatgaagaggatgaagtgTCTACCTCGGCTAATCCAGTTCTGGAGCTGGAACTGACGGAAGAGAAGCTACCCATGACGCTTTCGCGGCAGGAG GTCATCCGACGACTGAGAGAACGAGGGGAGCCAATCCGTCTCTACGGTGAATCCGACTACGACGCCTTTCAGAGACTCCGTAAGATTGAGATTCTGACTCCAGAAGTAAACAAG GGTTTGAGGAACGACCTGAAGACTGCCATGGACAAAATTGACCAGCAGTACCTGAATGAAATTGTCGGGGGGACCGAGCCGGGAGAAGTGGACACGCAGCACGACATCAAAGTCCACGAAGAGAACACTACTATTGAAGAACTTGAG GCTCTGGGCAAAACTCTGGGCAGAGGAAACGATGATAGAGACCAGGACGTCATTGACAAATTTTTGAGC TTCCTTCTTGGTGTGTGGGCAAAAGATTTGAACCGTCGCGAGGACCACGTGAAGCGGAGCGTTCAGGGGAAGCTGGCCAGCGCTACCCACTCGCAGACTGAGTCGTACCTCAAACCCCTCTTCAGGAAGCTCAGGAAGAAG aaTTTACCAGCCGATATCAAAGAATCCATCACCGACATCATCAAATTCATGCTGGAGCGAGAATACGTCAAG GCGAACGACGCGTATCTCCAGATGGCCATCGGTAACGCCCCTTGGCCCATCGGCGTGACCATGGTGGGCATCCACGCCCGTACGGGTCGGGAGAAAATCTTCTCCAAGCACGTGGCCCACGTGCTGAACGATGAAACGCAGAGGAAGTATATTCAG GGACTCAAGAGGTTAATGACTATCTGCCAGAAACATTTCACGACGGACCCATCCAAGTGTGTGGAGTACAACGCGCTTTAA
- the prpf18 gene encoding pre-mRNA-splicing factor 18 isoform X2 codes for MDILKAEIARKRKLIEDKQLVDESKKFFKRGDLARKEEEEYYRKSGYKIDKNEEDEVSTSANPVLELELTEEKLPMTLSRQEVIRRLRERGEPIRLYGESDYDAFQRLRKIEILTPEVNKGLRNDLKTAMDKIDQQYLNEIVGGTEPGEVDTQHDIKVHEENTTIEELEALGKTLGRGNDDRDQDVIDKFLSFLLGVWAKDLNRREDHVKRSVQGKLASATHSQTESYLKPLFRKLRKKNLPADIKESITDIIKFMLEREYVKANDAYLQMAIGNAPWPIGVTMVGIHARTGREKIFSKHVAHVLNDETQRKYIQGLKRLMTICQKHFTTDPSKCVEYNAL; via the exons ATGGATATTCTTAAAGCTGAGATCGCGAGGAAGAGGAAACTCATCGAGGATAAGCAACTCGTTGAC GAATCCAAAAAGTTCTTTAAAAGAGGCGATCTTGCACGcaaggaggaagaggaataCTATCGCAAATCCGGCTATAAG ATCGACaaaaatgaagaggatgaagtgTCTACCTCGGCTAATCCAGTTCTGGAGCTGGAACTGACGGAAGAGAAGCTACCCATGACGCTTTCGCGGCAGGAG GTCATCCGACGACTGAGAGAACGAGGGGAGCCAATCCGTCTCTACGGTGAATCCGACTACGACGCCTTTCAGAGACTCCGTAAGATTGAGATTCTGACTCCAGAAGTAAACAAG GGTTTGAGGAACGACCTGAAGACTGCCATGGACAAAATTGACCAGCAGTACCTGAATGAAATTGTCGGGGGGACCGAGCCGGGAGAAGTGGACACGCAGCACGACATCAAAGTCCACGAAGAGAACACTACTATTGAAGAACTTGAG GCTCTGGGCAAAACTCTGGGCAGAGGAAACGATGATAGAGACCAGGACGTCATTGACAAATTTTTGAGC TTCCTTCTTGGTGTGTGGGCAAAAGATTTGAACCGTCGCGAGGACCACGTGAAGCGGAGCGTTCAGGGGAAGCTGGCCAGCGCTACCCACTCGCAGACTGAGTCGTACCTCAAACCCCTCTTCAGGAAGCTCAGGAAGAAG aaTTTACCAGCCGATATCAAAGAATCCATCACCGACATCATCAAATTCATGCTGGAGCGAGAATACGTCAAG GCGAACGACGCGTATCTCCAGATGGCCATCGGTAACGCCCCTTGGCCCATCGGCGTGACCATGGTGGGCATCCACGCCCGTACGGGTCGGGAGAAAATCTTCTCCAAGCACGTGGCCCACGTGCTGAACGATGAAACGCAGAGGAAGTATATTCAG GGACTCAAGAGGTTAATGACTATCTGCCAGAAACATTTCACGACGGACCCATCCAAGTGTGTGGAGTACAACGCGCTTTAA
- the LOC144071566 gene encoding uncharacterized protein LOC144071566, whose protein sequence is MAPGRTAAFSLPQDEKGGASRPDGWTAALCETATMDGVESEQAATEDEFGVGVGAGALAYDTALSTVLAVAVYVTLKAGVDGVRRWRARMAVLVVGSGPVGLTAALVAVRSGKVLKLTVLDERNRGALLCRPQQIALDPRSVDFLLGLGVDFDNMEGCWHDDHFFTRIGVFQEYLLSILEQKKKKEVDVKVQLGTKFTEDYLRRIPASEWPRVIVVADGSCGDSCSVLGLSSDYTVESCHAYGANATIERLDQRQVPTPEIRAHGLYFDLSAYGVEAPREHRNPSAKSGFHLKIYGTFRNRYMALVCPASDAKMVRFLKHTANSSIMKNIFHQSFNVYKTDIEPRLNDVTLYHMQCSRRLFEIQLSHRRVSAAYIEGDNIAVTVEGEAARVLNFDTGCGVNLGLRGLESMGKFMYRAATAVDRHDVLEALSAKMQHSRQVARAFKQAGLTESMYT, encoded by the exons ATGGCTCCGGGACGGACGGCCGCCTTCTCCCTCCCACAGGATGAAAAGGGAGGTGCCTCTCGTCCCGACGGATGGACGGCCGCCTTGTGCGAAACGGCGACGATGGACGGCGTGGAGTCTGAACAAGCGGCGACCGAGGACGAGTTCGGCGTCGGTGTCGGCGCCGGCGCCCTCGCCTACGACACGGCGCTGAGCACGGTGCTGGCGGTGGCCGTGTACGTGACGCTCAAGGCCGGCGTGGACGGCGTCCGGCGGTGGCGCGCCCGCATGGCAGTGCTGGTAGTGGGCTCCGGCCCCGTGGGACTGACGGCCGCTCTGGTCGCTGTCCGCTCGGGCAAGGTGCTGAAGCTGACCGTGCTGGACGAGCGCAACCGCGGCGCGCTGCTCTGTCGCCCGCAGCAGATCGCCCTGGATCCCCGGAGCGTAGACTTCCTGCTGGGACTCGGCGTGGACTTTGACAACATGGAGGGCTGCTGGCACGACGACCACTTCTTCACCAGGATAGGCGTCTTCCAGGAGTACCTGCTCAGCATCCTggagcagaagaagaagaaggaggtgGATGTCAAGGTGCAGCTCGGAACCAAG TTCACGGAGGATTACCTGCGGCGCATCCCGGCCAGCGAGTGGCCCCGCGTGATCGTGGTGGCCGACGGCTCATGCGGCGACTCCTGCTCCGTGCTGGGCCTCAGCTCCGACTACACGGTGGAGTCGTGCCACGCTTACGGAGCCAACGCCACCATCGAGAGGCTGGACCAGAGACAG GTACCCACCCCAGAAATCCGTGCCCATGGCCTCTACTTCGACCTGTCCGCTTACGGCGTGGAAGCCCCGAGGGAGCACCGCAACCCCAGCGCCAAGTCGGGGTTCCACTTGAAGATCTACGGCACCTTCCGCAACCGCTACATGGCTCTCGTCTGTCCCGCCTCTGACGCCAAGATGGTCCGCTTCCTCAAGCACACGGCCAATTCCTCG ATCATGAAGAACATCTTCCATCAGTCCTTTAATGTGTACAAAACGGACATCGAGCCGCGTTTGAACGACGTGACGCTCTACCACATGCAGTGCAGCCGGCGGCTCTTTGAGATTCAGCTGTCGCACAGACGCGTCAGCGCCGCCTACATCGAGGGGGACAACATCGCCGTCACCGTGGAGGGGGAGGCGGCCCGCGTTCTCAACTTTGACACAG GCTGCGGGGTGAACTTGGGCCTGCGAGGCCTGGAGTCCATGGGCAAGTTCATGTACCGCGCGGCCACGGCGGTGGACCGGCACGACGTCCTGGAGGCCCTGTCGGCCAAAATGCAGCACTCCCGACAAGTGGCGCGCGCCTTCAAGCAGGCGGGCCTGACCGAGTCCATGTACACCTGA